Proteins found in one Synergistetes bacterium HGW-Synergistetes-1 genomic segment:
- a CDS encoding aminotransferase IV — MSICFYRGSFMPLEECSIPVTDLAILRGIGVFDSIRTYGKKIFALGEHIDRLSESAKRCGIEAEAIINELPDIIRKGVDHDSLPNKDLVIKPYITGGRINDHGHFPDPDFFVIFEEAHVLTQEELNKGVALRPVYTQRPFPEAKSTNYLTGYVPMMGAKSNEFEALYIVNGEITESTASSFFLCKEGRIITAPVGKVLRGITREILITLLKENNFAIEERCPLESELSQAGEAFISGSIKEILPVIRVGDQTIGNGYPGPVSKHVHKLFLSNLERWM, encoded by the coding sequence ATGTCTATTTGCTTCTACAGGGGTTCGTTCATGCCATTGGAGGAATGCAGTATTCCTGTGACGGACCTGGCTATCCTTCGAGGGATAGGTGTTTTTGATTCTATAAGAACATACGGGAAAAAGATATTCGCCCTGGGCGAGCATATCGATCGACTGAGTGAAAGCGCCAAAAGGTGCGGCATAGAAGCGGAAGCAATAATCAACGAACTTCCTGATATCATCAGAAAAGGCGTTGACCACGATTCCCTCCCTAATAAAGACTTGGTGATAAAACCTTACATAACAGGCGGAAGGATAAATGATCACGGACACTTCCCCGATCCGGATTTCTTTGTGATATTCGAAGAAGCACATGTTCTGACTCAGGAGGAGCTGAACAAAGGCGTAGCTCTGAGGCCGGTCTACACACAGAGACCTTTTCCTGAGGCTAAGAGCACCAATTACCTTACAGGATACGTGCCTATGATGGGAGCCAAATCAAACGAATTTGAGGCACTCTACATAGTCAACGGAGAGATAACGGAATCCACTGCAAGCAGTTTCTTCCTGTGCAAAGAGGGCAGGATAATTACAGCTCCGGTCGGAAAAGTCCTCAGGGGGATAACGAGGGAAATACTGATAACCCTCCTAAAGGAAAACAACTTCGCAATCGAGGAAAGGTGTCCTCTTGAGAGCGAACTTTCGCAGGCGGGAGAAGCATTCATCTCTGGCTCTATCAAAGAGATACTTCCTGTAATAAGGGTCGGCGATCAGACCATCGGGAACGGATATCCCGGACCTGTTTCAAAACACGTACATAAGCTTTTTCTCTCAAATCTTGAGAGATGGATGTAA
- a CDS encoding ketose-bisphosphate aldolase — protein sequence MDVNSKAYQELLKKRPLNVQARFGGEGMGLVSGRDIVAAAKEVDSIVLAANARHPLVIKAVLQAAKKKNAAVLIELAKSESTYCGANYDNIPDYALKYSSEMGHGAVFGLHVDHYAIKGNEDVLKGVAHLSKILVNGFTSVAIDASHLDDYDNFVATRSIAGWLPSELGLEVEVGEIKGPGELSTVEEAKYFIGGLNSWGIFPDYLAISNGSLHGTYDPTVGQMEGIDLKRTKEIADVIEPYGVTIAQHGISGTPLDKVSTFRKYGIRKGNVATLFQNVYFGIKMDPETGNAITEGGTYTKEADRGISTELWNEIVNAGDSKGMNRKSGDYKKLNLPFCDRILAEPQYVIDRIVDEMQYWAERFIVAFGAEGSAEAVAEVMSRRPDHNASPDRKVLGCRSDYTVKNAPGKEGNDGKNYDD from the coding sequence ATGGATGTAAATAGCAAAGCTTATCAGGAACTGTTGAAGAAGAGACCGCTGAACGTACAGGCACGTTTCGGCGGTGAGGGCATGGGGCTTGTAAGCGGGAGAGATATTGTCGCTGCGGCAAAGGAAGTTGACTCCATAGTTCTTGCAGCCAACGCCAGGCATCCTCTGGTAATAAAGGCAGTACTGCAGGCCGCAAAAAAGAAGAACGCCGCGGTCCTTATAGAACTTGCCAAATCAGAATCCACCTATTGCGGAGCAAATTATGACAACATTCCCGATTATGCGCTCAAATATTCCTCTGAGATGGGGCACGGCGCAGTATTTGGTCTCCATGTAGACCACTATGCGATCAAAGGTAACGAAGATGTCCTCAAGGGAGTAGCGCATCTTTCAAAGATACTCGTAAACGGTTTCACATCTGTTGCCATTGATGCTTCTCATCTTGATGATTATGACAACTTTGTCGCAACGAGATCCATCGCAGGATGGCTGCCCTCTGAACTGGGCCTTGAAGTTGAAGTTGGAGAGATCAAAGGCCCCGGAGAACTTTCGACAGTTGAAGAGGCTAAGTATTTTATTGGCGGGCTGAACTCATGGGGGATCTTCCCGGACTACCTTGCCATCTCTAACGGAAGCCTCCACGGGACATATGATCCGACAGTAGGCCAGATGGAAGGTATAGACCTCAAAAGAACAAAGGAGATCGCTGATGTTATTGAGCCTTACGGTGTTACTATAGCTCAGCACGGTATCTCTGGAACTCCCCTCGACAAAGTCTCTACCTTCAGGAAATACGGGATCAGAAAGGGCAATGTTGCCACCCTTTTCCAGAACGTCTATTTTGGAATAAAAATGGACCCTGAAACAGGAAATGCCATTACCGAAGGTGGCACCTACACCAAAGAGGCAGACAGGGGAATATCCACAGAGCTTTGGAACGAGATAGTGAATGCCGGGGACAGCAAGGGAATGAACCGTAAGAGCGGAGACTACAAAAAGCTCAATCTTCCCTTCTGTGACAGGATACTCGCAGAGCCGCAGTATGTAATTGACAGAATAGTCGATGAGATGCAGTACTGGGCAGAGAGGTTCATAGTTGCGTTTGGAGCAGAAGGAAGCGCGGAGGCTGTAGCAGAAGTCATGTCACGCCGTCCTGACCATAACGCTTCGCCGGACAGAAAAGTCCTGGGCTGCAGATCTGACTACACAGTGAAGAATGCGCCCGGCAAAGAGGGCAACGACGGAAAGAATTACGACGATTAA
- a CDS encoding metal-dependent hydrolase: MAKIRFLGHSSFYIEGEGLKALIDPFLDGNPAASARQEEFNDINVIFLTHGHGDHMGSTVEIAKRNNAVVFTCNELAGYLSSKGIKTEGMHIGGRATFSFGKVKLTPAWHGCPIVEGNEVRYGGVACGFVIEVDGKKIYHSGDTGLTMEMTLLQDENIDVALLPIGGYYTMDIQDAARAVKMIRPRIAIPMHYNTFPRIEADPEEFAGLVGEMFTEVKILSPGEEYEF; the protein is encoded by the coding sequence ATGGCAAAGATCCGTTTTCTTGGACACAGCTCCTTTTACATTGAAGGAGAGGGCCTGAAAGCCCTCATAGACCCTTTTCTTGACGGCAATCCCGCGGCTTCGGCAAGACAGGAAGAATTCAATGACATCAACGTCATATTTCTTACCCATGGACATGGGGACCACATGGGCAGCACCGTAGAGATAGCTAAAAGAAACAACGCGGTAGTATTTACCTGCAATGAACTTGCCGGTTATCTGTCGTCAAAAGGAATAAAGACAGAGGGAATGCATATCGGCGGCAGGGCAACCTTTTCATTTGGAAAGGTCAAGCTTACTCCGGCATGGCACGGATGCCCGATAGTAGAGGGCAATGAGGTCCGTTACGGAGGTGTTGCCTGCGGTTTTGTAATAGAAGTCGACGGTAAAAAAATCTACCATTCCGGGGATACCGGCCTCACTATGGAGATGACACTGCTCCAAGATGAGAACATAGACGTGGCACTTCTTCCAATAGGCGGGTATTACACGATGGATATCCAGGATGCCGCAAGGGCGGTAAAGATGATAAGGCCGAGGATCGCGATACCCATGCACTACAATACATTCCCAAGGATCGAAGCGGATCCTGAAGAATTTGCAGGGCTTGTAGGCGAGATGTTTACTGAAGTAAAGATACTGAGCCCGGGAGAAGAATACGAGTTCTAA
- a CDS encoding aspartate--tRNA ligase, with the protein MERYYDSSWQRTMFCGEPKLQDSGKEAVLNGWLRCRRDLGGIIFIELWDKTGVTQVVFNPELNAEAHKRASSLRNEYVLAVKGVMHQRPEGTENPELATGSVELLVDDFIILAPSKQIPFEMDNADSVNEDLRLKYRYLDLRRETMQKNLMTRHKVTRFTRNFFGDNGFMEIETPMLTKSTPEGARDYLVPSRVNPGKFYALPQSPQLFKQLLMVSGCDRYMQIVKCFRDEDLRADRQPEFTQIDVEMSFITEEDIMKMAEDYLAGLFCEILGVKVETPFFRLTWRDAMDLYGSDKPDLRIPMQMTDLGKVFAGGENPFASLIEKGGTIKGLRLPGGAALSRKELSDLENRAKALGAKGMANFQIKEGELKGPLVKFLDEDRISLLKNMSEIEDGDALFIMADENWRKACEILGQIRLELGKERGMLEGSFKFLWVTEFPLFEWDEETERYTAVHHPFTAPMDEDMEYLLTEPGKVRSRAYDVVLNGNELGGGSIRIHDPEMQAKAFQALNFTPEAAKERFGFLLEGLSFGTPPHGGIALGLDRLVMLILGCRSIRDVMAFPKNQKAQCPMTDAPNVVDEKQLDELAIKTVDPLLL; encoded by the coding sequence ATGGAAAGATACTATGACTCATCCTGGCAGAGAACTATGTTCTGCGGAGAGCCGAAACTTCAAGATTCAGGGAAAGAAGCGGTCCTTAACGGATGGCTTCGCTGCCGCCGCGACCTGGGGGGCATCATTTTTATCGAGCTCTGGGACAAGACCGGGGTAACTCAGGTGGTATTCAACCCCGAACTAAACGCAGAAGCTCATAAGAGGGCATCCTCCCTGAGGAATGAATATGTTCTTGCAGTAAAAGGTGTAATGCACCAGCGCCCAGAAGGGACGGAAAATCCCGAACTTGCAACAGGCTCGGTCGAACTTCTGGTAGATGATTTCATAATATTGGCCCCCTCAAAACAGATCCCGTTTGAAATGGACAACGCGGACTCTGTCAATGAAGATCTGAGGCTTAAATACCGCTACCTTGATCTCAGGCGTGAGACGATGCAGAAAAATCTTATGACGAGGCACAAAGTTACAAGGTTTACCCGCAATTTCTTTGGTGATAACGGTTTTATGGAGATAGAAACTCCTATGCTCACCAAATCGACACCTGAAGGGGCAAGGGACTATCTTGTGCCCAGCCGCGTAAACCCGGGCAAGTTTTACGCACTTCCTCAGTCACCGCAGCTGTTCAAGCAGCTTCTTATGGTAAGCGGCTGTGACAGGTATATGCAGATCGTCAAATGTTTCAGGGATGAGGACCTGAGGGCGGACAGACAGCCGGAATTCACACAGATAGATGTTGAGATGAGCTTCATCACAGAAGAAGACATAATGAAAATGGCAGAAGACTACCTTGCCGGCCTTTTCTGCGAGATCCTTGGGGTGAAGGTTGAGACTCCTTTCTTCCGTCTTACTTGGAGAGATGCAATGGATCTCTATGGCAGCGACAAACCCGATCTGAGAATCCCCATGCAGATGACTGATCTTGGAAAAGTTTTCGCAGGGGGTGAGAACCCCTTTGCTTCACTGATAGAAAAGGGCGGTACTATCAAAGGGCTGAGGCTGCCCGGAGGGGCAGCACTTTCCCGCAAGGAGCTCTCCGATCTCGAAAACAGGGCAAAGGCCCTTGGCGCAAAAGGTATGGCAAATTTCCAGATAAAAGAGGGAGAACTTAAAGGACCGCTTGTTAAGTTCCTTGATGAAGATCGAATATCCCTGCTTAAGAATATGTCCGAAATTGAAGATGGCGATGCTCTCTTCATAATGGCCGATGAAAACTGGCGCAAAGCATGTGAAATACTAGGACAGATACGTCTTGAGCTTGGCAAAGAGAGAGGGATGCTCGAAGGATCATTCAAGTTCCTTTGGGTGACTGAATTTCCGCTCTTTGAATGGGATGAGGAGACAGAAAGATACACTGCAGTTCACCATCCTTTCACCGCTCCGATGGACGAAGATATGGAATACCTTCTTACAGAACCCGGCAAGGTGCGTTCACGGGCATACGATGTGGTGCTCAATGGCAACGAGCTTGGTGGTGGATCAATAAGGATACACGACCCCGAGATGCAGGCAAAAGCTTTCCAGGCCCTTAATTTTACGCCGGAAGCTGCCAAAGAACGCTTCGGATTCCTTCTTGAGGGACTGAGCTTCGGAACACCACCCCATGGAGGCATTGCGCTCGGGCTCGACAGGCTTGTGATGCTCATACTTGGATGCAGGTCGATCAGGGACGTCATGGCATTCCCGAAGAACCAGAAGGCCCAATGCCCGATGACAGATGCCCCAAACGTTGTAGACGAGAAACAACTCGACGAGCTTGCCATAAAAACGGTCGATCCGCTGTTGCTTTAA
- a CDS encoding histidine--tRNA ligase, which yields MDIIRAPRGTRDILGDESWKWAYVTGICRDVADDYGYKEIHLPIFEHTELFCRGVGETTDVVEKEMYTFEDKGGRSITLRPELTASMVRSYLENEMYKGAQPAKLWSIGPMFRYERPQKGRYRQFVQLDIEALGAQDAYVDLEVIDFSMELYRRLGLSNLQVVLNSVGCPKCRPVYRKALQEFLKTRFDELCDTCKSRYDRNPLRILDCKSPICKEITETAPAVMEHLCDECKEHFEQLKNGLDRIGAVVKIDNRLVRGLDYYTKTAYEILSGDLGSQNAVCGGGRYDNLSEAIGGPHVPGVGFASGIERVVLTMEAQGCSFGKEPANKVYVVSAEPEVRMEIMNLVRTLRQNRISADMDYMGRSMKSQMKSAGNFAEYACIIGREELDKNIVTIKDLKEGTQEELSLESIINKLK from the coding sequence GTGGATATCATCAGGGCACCGCGCGGAACGAGAGACATACTTGGCGACGAATCATGGAAATGGGCTTATGTAACAGGCATTTGCCGTGATGTGGCGGATGATTATGGTTACAAAGAGATCCATCTCCCCATATTTGAACATACAGAGCTTTTTTGCAGAGGCGTTGGGGAAACGACCGATGTTGTAGAAAAAGAAATGTACACTTTTGAGGACAAGGGCGGAAGAAGTATTACGTTAAGGCCGGAGCTTACAGCCTCTATGGTCCGCTCTTATCTGGAAAACGAAATGTATAAAGGTGCACAGCCCGCTAAACTCTGGTCGATCGGACCCATGTTCCGTTATGAAAGGCCTCAGAAGGGTCGTTACAGGCAGTTTGTACAGCTTGATATCGAAGCTCTTGGTGCGCAGGATGCCTATGTTGATCTTGAGGTAATAGATTTTTCAATGGAACTCTATCGCCGCCTTGGTCTTTCGAATCTTCAGGTCGTGCTTAACTCTGTCGGCTGTCCCAAGTGCCGTCCGGTTTACAGGAAAGCGCTGCAGGAATTCCTGAAAACCAGATTCGACGAGCTATGTGACACATGCAAGAGCCGTTACGACAGGAACCCTCTCAGGATCCTGGACTGCAAAAGCCCAATATGCAAAGAGATAACGGAAACCGCTCCTGCAGTTATGGAACACCTTTGCGATGAATGCAAAGAACATTTCGAACAGCTGAAGAACGGACTTGACCGTATAGGAGCTGTTGTGAAAATAGACAACAGGCTGGTCAGAGGACTCGATTACTATACCAAGACGGCATATGAGATCCTTTCCGGAGACCTCGGCTCACAGAACGCTGTCTGCGGCGGAGGAAGATATGACAATCTTTCAGAGGCGATCGGCGGACCGCATGTTCCGGGAGTAGGATTTGCATCCGGCATAGAAAGAGTCGTACTGACAATGGAAGCGCAGGGCTGCAGCTTCGGAAAAGAGCCTGCCAATAAGGTCTATGTTGTGTCTGCGGAACCTGAGGTCAGGATGGAGATCATGAATCTTGTCCGTACGCTCAGGCAAAACCGTATCTCTGCTGACATGGACTACATGGGACGCAGTATGAAGAGCCAGATGAAGTCGGCCGGCAACTTCGCTGAATATGCCTGTATTATCGGCCGCGAAGAGCTTGACAAAAATATTGTTACCATAAAGGACCTAAAAGAAGGCACTCAGGAGGAATTGAGTCTCGAGTCGATTATCAACAAACTAAAATAA
- a CDS encoding L,D-transpeptidase, which produces MKKFLALIMIILIFMVYADKSDASQTWQPKMGENWIGINKEQLRLTLYNGQAPVKTWQISIGKGKGTEKKSRFDLITPSGTFTIYRVVEDATKLVYDPAWFNEPGEPEAGVYGSKLISFYNKWQIAIHGTNNPSSIGKWATHGCIRLRNRDIEELVKNVSPKMKLVIVEKDLKKKFYRETI; this is translated from the coding sequence ATGAAAAAGTTCCTCGCTCTTATTATGATCATTTTGATATTTATGGTTTATGCGGACAAAAGCGATGCTTCACAAACATGGCAGCCAAAAATGGGAGAAAACTGGATCGGGATTAATAAAGAACAGCTCAGGCTGACTCTTTATAATGGACAGGCCCCAGTTAAAACATGGCAGATATCCATAGGCAAGGGAAAAGGCACCGAGAAAAAATCCCGTTTTGACCTCATCACACCTTCCGGTACATTCACAATATACCGTGTTGTGGAGGACGCAACCAAACTAGTTTATGATCCTGCCTGGTTCAACGAGCCCGGAGAACCCGAGGCAGGCGTGTACGGATCAAAGCTGATCTCTTTCTACAATAAGTGGCAGATAGCCATACATGGGACAAATAACCCCTCTTCAATAGGCAAATGGGCTACCCATGGCTGCATAAGGCTGAGGAACAGGGATATCGAAGAACTGGTAAAAAATGTCAGTCCCAAAATGAAACTTGTAATAGTTGAAAAAGATCTAAAGAAAAAATTCTACAGAGAGACTATATAA
- the glnQ gene encoding glutamine ABC transporter ATP-binding protein (similar to ATP-binding component of ABC transporters) — protein MNITNKPLIVVENLCKGFEDGEVLKNVSFTIREGDLASIIGPSGCGKSTFLRCLNCLELLDSGSISIAGVTISRRPGQVPDEKMLDIAHEIRSEVGMVFQSYNLFPHKTIIENIMLAPMVVKKHAKDEAYELAMKLLDKVGLKGFASKYPSTLSGGQSQRAAIARALAMNPRVMLYDEPTSALDPELVGEVLQVMKDLDAEGMTQIIVTHEMKFARDASDYIIFMDNGEIVEYDDGDILFTKPKSERTKAFLRHFVNTGVA, from the coding sequence GTGAATATAACCAACAAACCACTCATTGTAGTAGAAAATCTTTGTAAAGGCTTTGAGGATGGTGAAGTGCTGAAGAATGTCAGCTTCACTATTCGTGAGGGTGATCTGGCATCGATAATAGGTCCTTCCGGATGCGGAAAGTCGACCTTCCTTCGTTGCCTCAACTGCCTTGAACTCCTCGACTCAGGCTCGATCTCTATCGCTGGCGTCACCATATCACGCAGACCGGGGCAGGTGCCTGATGAAAAAATGCTTGATATCGCTCACGAGATAAGGAGCGAAGTGGGCATGGTCTTCCAGAGTTACAACCTGTTCCCGCACAAAACAATAATTGAGAATATTATGCTTGCTCCAATGGTCGTAAAAAAGCACGCCAAAGACGAAGCATATGAATTGGCAATGAAGCTTCTGGATAAGGTCGGACTAAAAGGATTCGCCTCAAAGTACCCTTCGACCCTATCTGGCGGCCAGAGCCAAAGAGCCGCTATAGCAAGGGCGCTGGCTATGAACCCCAGGGTCATGCTCTACGATGAACCGACTTCCGCCCTGGATCCCGAGCTAGTCGGAGAAGTCCTCCAGGTCATGAAAGACCTCGATGCAGAAGGCATGACCCAGATAATCGTCACCCATGAAATGAAATTCGCAAGAGACGCGTCTGACTACATAATATTTATGGACAATGGCGAGATAGTTGAGTACGACGACGGGGATATACTGTTCACGAAGCCAAAAAGCGAACGGACAAAAGCTTTCCTCCGCCATTTCGTCAACACGGGGGTAGCGTAA
- a CDS encoding amino acid ABC transporter permease: MKKLALLLAVIMLIVFSACPLQAEEMKELVWGGDSEGGFPYMFPNPQNTDELIGFEVDIVDALAEQMGRKPVYVNNAWENLIPGLNRKLYDISINGLEVTPEHKDVINFSIPYYKTYLQLAVRKNDNSIKTLEDCKGKKVGTLKESFAQELLEEVGDIDIRTYNVEANTYEDLANGRLDAAFFDHPIALYSAGFNPEIKFVGPEVGELEYAIAIRLEDKELLTEVNKALVALRDSGKLREIYDRWNLWTPTMAAEFNDYSPSKIEASRYNEWAEAHRPNLTFAKRLDRYKDALPAFGRAAIVTMQVSITAMILAITLGLTLAITRVFAPKWVASIATLYIEVVRGTPVLIQLFFIFYGLPSIGVKFSPFWAGAIGLGLNYAAYEAEIYRSGLFAIPRTQWESALALGMTRWQAMREVILPQAVRVVIPPITNDFISLLKDSSLVSIITMVDLTKAYGQISATYYDYFGPGIIVAIIYLLLGLPFVRFARYTEKRLAAVDKDGKYGHRENIYRSSTRYI, from the coding sequence ATGAAAAAATTAGCACTGTTGTTAGCGGTAATTATGCTTATAGTATTTTCTGCATGTCCACTTCAGGCAGAAGAAATGAAGGAGCTTGTCTGGGGAGGAGACTCCGAAGGCGGCTTTCCCTATATGTTCCCAAACCCCCAAAACACCGATGAGCTGATAGGTTTTGAGGTCGATATCGTGGACGCACTTGCTGAGCAAATGGGACGTAAGCCAGTCTATGTGAACAATGCCTGGGAAAACTTAATCCCCGGTCTCAACAGGAAGCTTTACGATATTTCCATCAACGGCCTCGAAGTGACTCCAGAACACAAAGATGTAATCAATTTTTCGATTCCTTATTACAAAACTTACCTTCAGCTTGCCGTCCGCAAAAACGACAATTCCATAAAGACGCTTGAGGACTGCAAAGGCAAAAAAGTTGGAACTCTAAAAGAAAGTTTTGCACAGGAACTGCTTGAAGAGGTCGGAGATATCGACATAAGGACATATAACGTCGAGGCCAACACTTACGAAGACCTCGCGAATGGAAGGCTCGATGCTGCTTTCTTCGACCATCCGATAGCGCTCTACTCCGCAGGCTTCAACCCGGAGATCAAGTTTGTCGGCCCTGAGGTAGGCGAACTTGAATATGCCATAGCTATCAGATTGGAAGACAAAGAGCTGCTGACGGAAGTCAACAAGGCCCTTGTCGCACTGCGTGATTCGGGCAAGCTTCGTGAGATATACGACAGATGGAATCTCTGGACACCAACAATGGCTGCGGAATTCAATGACTACAGCCCTTCGAAGATAGAGGCTTCAAGGTACAACGAATGGGCTGAGGCACACAGACCCAACCTTACATTTGCAAAACGTCTTGACCGCTATAAAGATGCCCTGCCCGCTTTTGGCCGTGCTGCTATCGTAACTATGCAGGTCTCGATCACCGCTATGATCCTTGCGATCACACTTGGGCTCACACTTGCCATTACCAGGGTCTTCGCCCCCAAATGGGTAGCCTCGATCGCCACTCTTTACATTGAGGTAGTCCGTGGAACACCTGTATTGATCCAGCTGTTCTTCATCTTCTACGGACTCCCTAGCATTGGGGTCAAGTTCTCACCTTTCTGGGCAGGCGCCATTGGACTTGGGCTGAACTATGCGGCATATGAAGCTGAAATTTATCGTTCAGGACTGTTCGCGATCCCCCGTACGCAATGGGAATCCGCTCTTGCTCTGGGCATGACAAGATGGCAGGCAATGAGGGAGGTCATCCTTCCCCAGGCAGTCCGTGTAGTTATCCCACCGATAACGAACGACTTCATCTCTCTGCTCAAAGATTCATCGCTCGTGTCGATAATAACTATGGTCGACCTTACAAAGGCCTACGGACAGATATCAGCAACTTACTATGATTACTTCGGGCCCGGCATAATAGTTGCCATTATCTATCTGCTGCTGGGACTGCCATTTGTAAGATTCGCCCGATATACTGAAAAAAGACTGGCGGCCGTGGACAAGGACGGGAAATACGGTCACAGGGAAAATATATACCGCTCATCTACACGCTATATCTGA